Proteins from one Malaya genurostris strain Urasoe2022 chromosome 2, Malgen_1.1, whole genome shotgun sequence genomic window:
- the LOC131430106 gene encoding innexin inx2, whose amino-acid sequence MFDVFGSVKGLLKLDQVCIDNNIFRLHYKATVVILIAFSLLVTSRQYIGDPIDCIVDEIPLNVMDTYCWIYSTFTIPNRLTGIAGRDIAQPGVSSHVEGQDEVKYHKYYQWVCFVLFFQAMLFYVPRYLWKTWEAGRIKMLVLDLNMPVVNDECKDERKKILVDYFVDNINRHNFYAIRFFICEVLNFLNVLGQIYFMDFFLDGEFSTYGSDVVRFTEMEPEERGDPMARVFPKVTKCTFHKYGPSGSVQKFDGLCVLPLNIVNEKIYVFLWFWFIILTILSGASLVYRFTVIFMPKVRLYLLRARSRLSTHDDVELISSKCQLGDWFILYQLGKNIDPLIYKEIINDLSLKLEGKEIV is encoded by the coding sequence ATGTTTGATGTTTTCGGTTCTGTAAAAGGTCTTCTAAAACTTGATCAAGTATGCATAGACAACAATATATTTCGCCTTCACTACAAAGCAACGGTCGTCATTTTGATTGCGTTTTCTTTGTTGGTAACATCGCGGCAATATATTGGGGATCCAATTGACTGTATTGTTGATGAAATTCCTTTAAACGTAATGGACACGTATTGCTGGATTTATTCGACTTTCACCATTCCAAATCGCTTAACTGGAATTGCAGGCAGAGACATAGCACAACCTGGTGTTTCCAGCCACGTTGAAGGGCAAGATGAAGTCAAGTATCATAAGTATTATCAGTGGGTCTGCTTTGTACTGTTCTTCCAAGCTATGTTATTTTATGTCCCACGCTATCTTTGGAAGACATGGGAAGCTGGGCGCATTAAAATGCTAGTGCTCGATTTGAATATGCCGGTCGTTAATGATGAATGTAAAGACGAACGTAAGAAAATTTTAGTGGATTACTTTGTGGATAATATCAATCGGCACAATTTCTATGCAATTCGATTCTTTATATGTGAAGTACTAAACTTTCTGAATGTGTTGGGACAAATTTATTTCATGGATTTTTTTCTGGATGGAGAATTCTCTACGTACGGAAGCGATGTAGTACGCTTCACTGAAATGGAACCGGAAGAAAGAGGCGATCCAATGGCAAGAGTATTCCCGAAAGTGACTAAGTGCACTTTCCACAAATATGGCCCATCAGGAAGCGTACAAAAATTCGATGGCCTCTGCGTGTTACCTTTGAATATAGTAAACGAAAAAATCTACGTATTTCtttggttttggtttatcaTTCTAACCATCCTGTCTGGAGCATCACTAGTATATCGTTTCACAGTTATATTCATGCCAAAAGTACGTCTCTACTTATTAAGAGCAAGATCAAGACTTTCTACACATGACGATGTAGAACTTATATCATCCAAATGTCAATTAGGGGATTGGTTCATTCTGTACCAGCTTGGAAAAAATATTGATCCTCTGATTTACAAAGAAATTATAAATGACCTTTCTCTTAAACTAGAGGGTAAGGAAATAGTGTGA